One Triticum dicoccoides isolate Atlit2015 ecotype Zavitan chromosome 5B, WEW_v2.0, whole genome shotgun sequence genomic window carries:
- the LOC119305362 gene encoding uncharacterized protein LOC119305362, producing MDRSNGNGGAGVRNGARLELQLNLSPPVGMEVDGHNDSGSSSPSSCVSSDGSPGSKSPMVIGACTRCLMYCMVAKKDYPTCINCKQPCLVDLLQNGGAGAGASGDGDKKRGKRK from the coding sequence ATGGACCGCAGCAATGGCAACGGCGGCGCCGGCGTGAGGAACGGGGCGAGGCTGGAGCTGCAGCTGAACCTGTCGCCGCCGGTGGGGATGGAGGTGGACGGCCATAACGACAGCGGGTCGTCGTCGCCAAGCTCCTGCGTGTCGTCAGACGGCAGCCCTGGAAGCAAGTCGCCGATGGTGATCGGGGCCTGCACCCGGTGCCTCATGTACTGCATGGTGGCCAAGAAGGATTACCCCACCTGCATCAACTGCAAGCAGCCCTGCCTCGTGGACCTGCTGCAGAACGGCGGCGCCGGCGCGGGCGCCTCCGGGGACGGCGACAAGAAGCGCGGCAAGCGCAAGTGA